One Ignavibacteriales bacterium DNA segment encodes these proteins:
- a CDS encoding ABC transporter ATP-binding protein has protein sequence MSKLKEKSYKSKGALLPFMKRLIKYSWKYKRWVIGFIVFVSVVAGAEALLPITWKNFLDNVVVPSVGEYRNSLATGQPYEPDMSAVWNYFWIFLGIGLVIATGVYCFIVFAGKIQEYVMYDLRQQLFEKLQELSFSYYDKAALGWLLSRITSDSNKVTELISWGMIEFIWGTGMIIFSATAMLIFNWKLALIVLVTIPVLMFVSLKIRMLILRFSREARRYNSEITATFNENISGIEVNKSLVQEDRVSREFDSLSEKMRKSSFLADYYMALYNPLVIFGGSVAAAFVVYYGGSMVIEFPGEITVGLLAAFFGYATFIYEPILDISRFYAQAQGSISAGERIFSLIDTDATVYDLPGSDEFEKINGDIDFDHVSFYYEEDKPVLKDLNLKIKAGQSIALVGETGGGKSTIINLICRFYEPTGGILKIDGKDIMKKTIKSLRSQIGVVLQTPHLFSGTVRENVLYGRGDATEAEIVEALRLAGGDEFIPRLEEQVGEGGENLSMGEKQLVSFARAILANPRIFIMDEATSSIDTLAEAKIQQGIKKIIEGRTSIIIAHRLSTIKNCDRILVVKRGEIIEDGSHGDLMHKKGLYHHLYTRQLRDEREKEVLGELNVKQ, from the coding sequence ATGTCAAAACTAAAGGAAAAGAGCTACAAAAGTAAGGGAGCGCTCCTCCCTTTCATGAAACGGCTCATTAAATATAGCTGGAAATACAAGCGCTGGGTCATCGGGTTTATCGTATTCGTCAGTGTGGTGGCGGGGGCTGAAGCCCTTCTGCCCATCACATGGAAGAACTTCCTCGATAATGTGGTTGTGCCTTCGGTTGGGGAATATAGAAATTCCCTCGCAACCGGTCAGCCATATGAACCGGATATGTCGGCAGTATGGAATTACTTCTGGATATTCCTGGGTATTGGGCTTGTTATTGCGACCGGTGTGTACTGCTTTATTGTATTTGCGGGAAAGATACAGGAATACGTGATGTATGACCTGCGCCAGCAGTTATTCGAAAAACTGCAGGAGCTGTCTTTCTCATATTACGATAAAGCCGCGCTCGGATGGCTTCTCTCGCGAATAACTTCCGACTCCAATAAGGTGACGGAGTTAATCTCGTGGGGTATGATTGAGTTCATCTGGGGCACGGGAATGATAATATTCTCTGCGACCGCTATGCTCATCTTTAACTGGAAGCTTGCGCTCATTGTGCTCGTAACCATCCCGGTGCTTATGTTCGTTTCGTTAAAGATTCGCATGCTCATTCTGCGTTTCTCACGTGAAGCACGCAGGTACAATAGCGAGATAACGGCAACATTCAATGAGAACATCAGCGGTATCGAGGTGAATAAGAGCCTTGTGCAGGAAGACCGCGTAAGCAGGGAATTTGATTCTCTCAGTGAGAAGATGAGAAAATCATCGTTCCTGGCTGATTATTACATGGCGCTGTACAATCCGCTCGTAATTTTCGGCGGTTCGGTGGCTGCTGCGTTCGTAGTTTATTACGGCGGCAGCATGGTGATAGAATTTCCGGGTGAAATTACTGTAGGTCTGCTGGCAGCGTTCTTTGGATATGCGACGTTCATTTATGAACCTATACTGGATATATCCCGCTTTTACGCGCAGGCGCAGGGTAGCATCTCCGCAGGAGAGCGCATATTTTCTTTAATAGACACTGACGCTACTGTTTATGATCTGCCGGGTTCGGACGAGTTCGAAAAGATAAACGGTGACATAGATTTCGATCACGTCTCGTTCTATTATGAGGAAGACAAACCCGTTCTTAAGGATCTCAATCTTAAGATAAAAGCCGGTCAGTCCATTGCGCTAGTTGGTGAGACCGGTGGCGGTAAGTCGACAATTATAAACCTTATCTGCCGTTTCTATGAACCAACGGGTGGTATTCTTAAGATCGACGGTAAGGACATAATGAAGAAAACCATTAAGAGTCTGCGTAGTCAAATAGGCGTTGTTCTACAGACACCTCACCTGTTTTCGGGTACCGTCAGGGAAAATGTTCTTTACGGAAGAGGTGACGCAACGGAAGCCGAAATAGTCGAAGCCCTTCGTCTTGCGGGAGGTGATGAGTTCATTCCACGTCTCGAGGAACAGGTAGGTGAAGGCGGAGAAAATCTCTCGATGGGTGAGAAACAGCTCGTTTCATTTGCACGCGCTATTCTTGCTAATCCGAGGATATTTATAATGGACGAGGCGACGTCTTCGATTGACACTCTTGCGGAAGCAAAGATACAGCAGGGTATTAAAAAGATAATCGAAGGACGTACGTCTATTATAATTGCGCATCGTCTATCGACAATAAAAAACTGCGACCGCATCCTTGTTGTAAAACGCGGTGAGATAATCGAAGATGGAAGCCATGGTGACTTGATGCACAAGAAAGGTCTATATCATCATCTTTACACCCGTCAGCTTCGCGACGAAAGAGAGAAAGAAGTTCTTGGTGAGTTAAATGTAAAACAGTAA
- a CDS encoding ABC transporter ATP-binding protein, with translation MNNIKSLFRILGKWKYYYLLAGFLLIISTFIRMLEPRVLQIAIDKIISFFQSGNAEVLKSNDIITNMFYSVLPELKIENFHLILIDLGIIFLVISLFRGMFSFSSSAITSGSTEKAIKKLRDKLFSHIQALPLAYHSKTPTGELIQRCTGDVETVRKFASTQVVDMIRMLAIFGTSFFMMMTILPAYAFIAISLVPLIIIGSIIFFKKESEIWDRHEKEQDKLSILVQENLSGIRVVKAFAKEDYEIEKFTAQNAAKREWGIRLTKVHSLFWPISDTIVYTQVAVSVLAGGYFTLSGQITPGELAAFYSYSMFVIWPVRRIGQLVSEMGMTTVAMKRMFSILDTQAEDYTGKINEGDNVKGEIEFKDVVFRYEGDKEDHVLNGISFKVKPGEKIALLGPTGAGKSTIISLLMRFFEPTKGEITLDGVKLDHYSKEFLRKRMGVVLQKPFLFSTTLKENIAYGVPETHVDEVIEAAKDASIHDIITDIFPQSYETVVGEKGVTLSGGQKQRVTIARTLLKNPDIFILDDSTSSVDTETEFEIQKALRKSMKGKTTFVIAHRITSIQDCDRIIVLDKGKIVDMGTHDELIARDGFYKKIFDIQVSVEDEIRSETEAFQ, from the coding sequence ATGAATAATATAAAAAGTCTTTTTAGAATATTAGGAAAGTGGAAGTATTACTACCTGCTTGCTGGTTTTCTCCTGATAATATCTACGTTTATCAGAATGCTGGAGCCAAGGGTCCTGCAGATAGCGATAGATAAGATAATTTCTTTCTTCCAGAGCGGTAATGCGGAAGTTTTGAAATCTAATGACATAATTACAAATATGTTCTATTCGGTATTACCGGAGCTGAAGATCGAGAACTTCCATCTTATACTTATCGACCTGGGAATTATATTCCTGGTGATATCACTTTTCAGGGGTATGTTCTCTTTCTCATCGAGTGCGATCACATCCGGTTCGACTGAAAAGGCAATTAAAAAGCTCCGGGATAAACTGTTCTCGCACATACAGGCGCTCCCTCTCGCATATCATTCGAAAACACCAACGGGTGAATTGATTCAGAGGTGTACCGGTGATGTCGAGACGGTGAGGAAGTTCGCTTCGACACAGGTAGTCGATATGATCAGGATGCTTGCGATATTTGGTACATCATTCTTTATGATGATGACAATATTGCCGGCGTATGCGTTCATTGCTATATCGCTGGTCCCGTTAATAATTATAGGCTCGATCATCTTTTTCAAAAAAGAAAGCGAGATATGGGACAGGCACGAGAAGGAGCAGGATAAGCTCTCGATACTCGTTCAGGAAAATCTCTCTGGTATTCGTGTAGTGAAAGCATTTGCTAAGGAAGATTACGAGATAGAGAAATTTACTGCCCAGAACGCAGCTAAGAGGGAATGGGGCATCAGGCTCACAAAAGTTCACTCGCTCTTCTGGCCGATATCCGACACGATAGTGTACACGCAGGTAGCGGTTTCTGTGCTGGCAGGCGGATACTTTACGCTCAGCGGGCAGATTACACCCGGGGAACTAGCGGCGTTCTACTCTTACTCGATGTTCGTGATATGGCCTGTGAGGCGTATCGGACAACTCGTGAGCGAGATGGGTATGACCACTGTTGCGATGAAGAGGATGTTCTCAATTCTCGATACACAGGCTGAAGATTATACCGGTAAGATAAACGAAGGTGATAATGTAAAGGGAGAGATCGAATTCAAAGACGTTGTTTTCAGATACGAAGGTGACAAAGAAGATCACGTTCTCAATGGAATAAGTTTCAAGGTGAAGCCCGGCGAAAAGATCGCGCTTCTTGGTCCAACAGGGGCAGGTAAGTCAACGATAATTTCTCTCCTTATGAGGTTCTTCGAACCTACTAAGGGTGAAATTACTCTCGACGGTGTAAAGCTCGATCATTATTCGAAGGAGTTTCTCCGTAAAAGAATGGGCGTAGTATTGCAAAAACCGTTCCTGTTTTCCACTACGCTTAAGGAAAACATCGCTTACGGTGTTCCTGAGACTCACGTGGATGAAGTCATTGAGGCGGCAAAGGACGCGAGCATTCACGACATTATCACCGATATTTTCCCGCAGTCATACGAGACTGTAGTTGGTGAGAAAGGTGTGACGCTCTCCGGAGGACAAAAGCAGAGGGTCACTATTGCACGAACACTGCTGAAGAACCCGGACATCTTTATACTGGATGACTCGACGTCATCTGTCGATACGGAGACAGAGTTCGAGATACAGAAAGCCCTGCGCAAGTCGATGAAAGGAAAGACGACCTTCGTCATTGCGCACAGGATAACTTCCATCCAGGATTGCGACAGGATAATAGTTCTCGATAAAGGTAAGATAGTCGATATGGGTACGCACGATGAATTGATCGCCAGAGATGGATTCTATAAAAAGATATTCGATATTCAGGTATCCGTCGAAGACGAGATACGCAGCGAAACGGAAGCGTTTCAATAA
- a CDS encoding VCBS repeat-containing protein produces MRHLLLIISFLLPFLANSQTFTKITSGVEVTDGGDSRAVTWIDYDGDGYLDLYVTNGPSAGQNNFLYHNNGDGTFTKITGQPLVNDNGKSDGASWGDYNNDGNPDVCVVNWYGQNNLLYRNDGSGTFTFMNTSIVSTDGGFSETCSWGDYDNDSDLDLYVTNSDPPFNNYLYMNNGSGDFIKIDTGIAVSETFTSRGITWIDYDNDGDQDIFVCNENNQKNNLYENMGSGYFVKITAGDIVNDVASSWTGSWGDIDNDGDMDLFVGNWGQSDNLYINNGDKTFAKVTTGPVVQTADRSSTSSWIDYDNDGDLDLFVTTSYGASALKNLLYKNLLIENGSLSFEKIVDGDLVNDLGWTYGHSWGDYDKDGDLDMFGARVSGAGSQNNVLFRNDDTSSNKWVSIKCKGTTSNRSGIGAVIKVRSVINGNAVYQVRTVMGQDGYCSQNLEQHIGLGNSNSIDSVIIMWPSGTIDRYGNTEVNKFYEAVEGQSLSVGVSQLGTEIPQKYSLYQNYPNPFNPVTKINYDVARSGYVELKVFDIAGREIASLVNGNYSPGMYSVDFDATAFSSGVYFYTLRSESFTESRKMMLVK; encoded by the coding sequence ATGAGACACTTATTATTAATTATTTCATTTCTTTTGCCTTTTTTGGCAAACTCGCAGACATTCACCAAGATTACCTCCGGAGTTGAAGTCACGGACGGTGGTGATTCACGAGCGGTAACGTGGATAGATTATGATGGGGATGGGTACCTCGATCTGTATGTGACCAACGGACCCTCCGCAGGTCAGAATAATTTTCTATATCATAATAACGGGGATGGGACATTTACTAAGATTACAGGTCAGCCCCTGGTAAATGATAACGGGAAATCTGATGGCGCTTCCTGGGGAGACTATAATAATGACGGGAATCCGGACGTATGTGTGGTAAACTGGTACGGGCAGAATAATTTACTTTATAGAAATGACGGCTCAGGGACATTCACATTTATGAATACAAGTATAGTCTCTACTGACGGCGGTTTCTCCGAAACCTGCTCTTGGGGAGATTATGATAATGATAGTGACCTTGACCTGTATGTAACGAACAGCGACCCTCCATTCAATAACTATCTCTATATGAATAATGGAAGCGGTGATTTCATCAAGATCGATACGGGCATAGCAGTATCCGAAACGTTCACTTCCCGCGGTATTACCTGGATAGATTACGATAATGATGGTGATCAGGATATTTTTGTTTGTAATGAGAATAATCAGAAGAATAATCTATATGAAAATATGGGAAGCGGTTATTTTGTAAAAATAACCGCCGGTGATATCGTAAATGATGTTGCCAGCTCATGGACCGGGAGCTGGGGAGATATTGATAATGACGGCGATATGGATCTATTCGTCGGAAACTGGGGACAATCTGATAATTTATATATCAATAACGGCGATAAGACATTCGCAAAGGTTACTACTGGTCCTGTTGTTCAGACTGCAGACAGATCTTCGACAAGTTCATGGATAGACTATGATAATGATGGTGACCTCGATCTATTTGTAACTACGTCATATGGCGCATCGGCATTAAAAAATCTTCTCTATAAAAATTTATTGATAGAAAACGGTAGTCTTTCGTTTGAAAAGATTGTTGATGGTGATCTTGTTAATGACCTTGGCTGGACATACGGACACAGCTGGGGTGATTATGATAAAGACGGTGACCTGGATATGTTCGGCGCCAGGGTATCGGGAGCCGGCAGTCAGAATAACGTATTATTCAGAAATGATGACACAAGCAGTAATAAATGGGTGAGTATAAAATGTAAAGGTACGACATCCAACAGGTCCGGTATTGGAGCGGTTATAAAAGTGAGATCTGTAATTAATGGTAATGCAGTTTACCAGGTGAGGACGGTTATGGGACAGGATGGTTATTGCAGTCAGAATCTAGAACAGCACATTGGTCTTGGTAACTCAAACTCTATTGATTCCGTGATAATTATGTGGCCTTCCGGAACGATTGACCGTTACGGGAATACGGAGGTGAATAAATTTTATGAGGCTGTAGAAGGTCAAAGCCTCTCTGTCGGTGTGAGCCAGCTGGGAACGGAGATTCCTCAAAAATATTCACTTTATCAAAATTACCCTAACCCATTTAATCCTGTTACGAAAATAAATTATGACGTTGCAAGATCCGGGTACGTGGAGTTGAAAGTATTTGATATTGCCGGGCGGGAGATTGCATCGCTCGTAAATGGAAATTATTCTCCCGGGATGTATTCAGTTGATTTTGATGCCACCGCTTTCTCGAGCGGAGTGTACTTTTATACACTTAGATCGGAAAGTTTTACCGAAAGCAGAAAGATGATGTTAGTAAAATAG